Within the Vicia villosa cultivar HV-30 ecotype Madison, WI unplaced genomic scaffold, Vvil1.0 ctg.000101F_1_1_1, whole genome shotgun sequence genome, the region gatttgtgtggacttatttgtgtttgtgcctcatgcatacatgcatatcatgactaacccatttcaaggaacTGAAGGATCTTAACCATATGTTGTTTTGTAGGTTATCTGAATATGGAAATCAAAGTTCGTAAACCGTTCTTCCTTCATTTCAAGAAAGTGCCTACACCATTGAAGGTTTTCTGTGACAACATTTCTAGTTCCCTCAGGTTCAGTGAGTCTCTCAACACACTTGTAAGCTTGGTGCGAACTAATGTGGATGAAACTCTTCTCAATACTATGATTCAATTCTATGATCCTCTGTTACATTGCTTCACTTATCGAGACTTTCAATTGGTACCATCCTTGGAAGAGTTCCCATTCTTGCTGGGACTTCCTGTACTCGATCGGATCCTTTATACTGGTAAGGAAGAAAACCCTAAGTGggaagacattgctgctgccCTACACCTACCAAAAGCTGAGATTGAGAAGGTTTGGATTAGTAAGAAAGAATACTCTGGATTACCTCTTGACTTCCTCTACGAAAAGGCGGAGATTTTTGCTAAGGCTTCAAGCATGGATGCTTTAGAGAGTGTTTTATCTTTGCTAATTTATGGGCAAGTATTATTCCACCATTATGATAAAATTGTTGATGTGGCTGCTATCAAGATATTCCTCAGTAAGAATCCCGTTCCTACCCTACTTGGTGACTTATTACACTCTATTCATTTTCGAGCgtcaaaaaggaaaggttgtgtTCTTGGATGTGCTCCTCTGTtgtataagtggtttatttcgcacttaccccgCTCTATAAGAAGGAATGAAGAAGGTTTAACTTGGGCTCAgagaattatgaagctttcttttGACGACGTCATTTggtaccaaaaagagtttgagaTAACTTTGTCGTTTGattgttgtggagaattcccAAACATACCTCTTCTTGGTGTTCGCGGAGGAATAACCTATAACCCCATtttagctcgacatcagtttggtttcgcTTTAAAAGACAAGCCATGTTCCTTATATATTAGTGCAGAATATTTCAGCTATGATTCTAATGAAGCTAAGAAAAGAGATCTCTTCATTAAAGCCTGGTCAAAAGTAAAGAAAGTTGGTGCAAAAGACATAGGGAGGAGAAACTATATTCCATTGGATCCATACTTCCAATGGATTTATGACCGAGTTGTTGAATTTGGGATGCCATACCCATCTGATACGCCTATAGTACCAAGAATAGCTCCTCCTGCTGTTCCGGTTGCGTTTGAGCCATATGTCCCTGCTCCAAACGAAGATCTTGTTGCAACTGTTAACCAATTGAAGAGAGAAAGGGATGACTTTGAGAGACGTTTGCGAGAAGCTGAAGCTGAAAAAGAAGTGTTGATAGCAAATGCTAAAGAGCGGGAGGCTTTACTTGACTATTTTTCTcgcaaatggaagattgaagattttatTTCTCCGGATCAGATCAACTCATGGGAAGAGGAGATTTCCAGGCTTGTCCAAGAACGAGAAGATATGATCAAGGCACACAAGGAAGAAGTCAGGACTCTGAAAAGGAAGCGTCGTGAGGAAGACAAAAGTCCCAGAATTTTgatttttacatttttatttattattatttattcttttttttcgcATCTTCACTTTGATGTAACCAATGGATTATGACCTTATGAATTcgcaatttaattaataataacgtttttttcttttgtttcaacATATGTTAAAATCCTTTTagttccttgaaaacattgcatctgcacccgcatatcattcataaacattgcatcacaggtttctataAACATgtctctcatctttccgctgtttatttcagtaaggaaatggatctcaaacaatctgtcaagaatcttcaggctcagaacaaacagttccaagagatgatccttagcTTGGCCGAGGGACAAGAAAAATTAAAGacacttctgatcaagaaggagaagaGTCAACATAAGCAGCAAGGTAGTCCAGATAATCGGagatccaaacctaagcgatcatttactctGTTACACAtgtcgctgtctcaagttctgcaacaactgctcaattagaacttgataactctattgcctccatattcatttcctaccaatcatactcctgggtacaagtaccatgcgagatgtgcttatcattcgaatagtcctggtcatgatac harbors:
- the LOC131624047 gene encoding uncharacterized protein LOC131624047, with the protein product MEIKVRKPFFLHFKKVPTPLKVFCDNISSSLRFSESLNTLVSLVRTNVDETLLNTMIQFYDPLLHCFTYRDFQLVPSLEEFPFLLGLPVLDRILYTGKEENPKWEDIAAALHLPKAEIEKVWISKKEYSGLPLDFLYEKAEIFAKASSMDALESVLSLLIYGQVLFHHYDKIVDVAAIKIFLSKNPVPTLLGDLLHSIHFRASKRKGCVLGCAPLLYKWFISHLPRSIRRNEEGLTWAQRIMKLSFDDVIWYQKEFEITLSFDCCGEFPNIPLLGVRGGITYNPILARHQFGFALKDKPCSLYISAEYFSYDSNEAKKRDLFIKAWSKVKKVGAKDIGRRNYIPLDPYFQWIYDRVVEFGMPYPSDTPIVPRIAPPAVPVAFEPYVPAPNEDLVATVNQLKRERDDFERRLREAEAEKEVLIANAKEREALLDYFSRKWKIEDFISPDQINSWEEEISRLVQEREDMIKAHKEEVRTLKRKRREEDKSPRILIFTFLFIIIYSFFSHLHFDVTNGL